Within Carassius carassius chromosome 8, fCarCar2.1, whole genome shotgun sequence, the genomic segment ccctctccttgtaatacctgtgtcatacccatgacattatacagagttgtgtcttgatatgacacaaaaacaagagcacacacacacacacactggcgtgTTATGAAGTTATCACACTGGAGGAAAAGAGCGCAGTAAACAGGAAGTGAGAGCGAGGAGTCGCTCCGGTGTCTTTGGGGTCAAACAACTCGACCAGATTCAGGAAACAGTGCGGCCAAAACAAACACCACACACTGAAAACTCTTTTGTGTCAACGAGTGCTGAAGCAAGACGTAATGTGATTATGATCCAGCGCACAGAAACACGTTCACAGGATCTCCTGACCGACCCGAGACGACTCACCATCATGTGCTCCTGATAGAACTGATCTCCGATCAGCTGGAGCTTCTGTCCGATGAGGGTCTCCATGCTCCGCTCGGGCCGCGCCGCCGGCTCCATCATCCGCAGGTTCTGCCAGAGCACCACGTCTGGAGGCCGAGAGCGGCTCGGCGGCGCCAGCAGCAACAATCCTGCGCTACCTGTTCAGAAAACAAGAGTACAGAGCACTGGAGATGACACCAGGCGCAGAGACTGAACATTTCTGGACCTCTAGTGGCACCAAAAGGAACTGCAAGCATTCCTACAAGTTGAGTTGCTCAATCAAgattaatgttgtgaaatatttaatatttctttcttAAGTTTCAAGTTGCATGGgcaatttaaatgtttgtattacgGTAAAACAAATGCTAAAGTAATGGTAAAACACTGTAAAGATGCTACagtaaaaaagaaacattaaatgtttaacagtaaaataacttactatatacagtgaaaaactgtaatagtttgatgtcattatactgtaaaatactgtacaatttttgaaagtgaaaaatatatatatatattttttttgtaatttttttgtaatttttaaaaaagcctgtaaaaaaaataatttcagaatttgtaaaaaaaaaatgttttaaaaaataaaaatatatatatatatttgaaaaaaaaggctttaaaaacaaaaccaaaaaaatataCCTTGAAAATCATTACTATGCATCGATATTCATTTGACAGACGTTTTCAGTGCATGCATCATGCTTTAGTGACTTTTTCCACCAGCACTGATTCTACAGTAAGCGATGCATGGTTTGCATTGCAAAGTGACTGGTTACACACACAGGTAATGAAGCCGCTGAGGTCAGGAATACACGACAgcgagagagaaacacacactcaTCTAGAGATTCAGTGGCTTACCGTAGAAGAAGCGTGTGTGCTCCACATGCACTGGGCAGGGCAGCATTACGCTGGGTGATGCAGGGGGTCTCCCGGCTGTCTCTGTCTGCTTTAACTGAACCTGGGAGGAAGGCCAGGGCCGTAGACCCTTCCTGTgcacatcatcctcatcctcatccatcAGACGAGCTCCTCACCTGAACACAAGAGCAGAGCAAACACGTCACACTAACACAACAACACAAGTTTCCAATAAACCCTTCATGACACTTATGAGTATTACTCAGCTTTCTCTCAGGCCATAGAGTGTCTCATCATTCGGAAGTGTGGTGTTCAGAAgtgagtgtgttgtgtgtgtgtgtgtgtgtttatgttacaGAAACATGTGTCACACACCGCGAACTATCGCATTTGATTTCCTCAATGAAAAAATTATGCTGCAAAAAGCAGAGCAACACGCAGCTCCCTCtactgctgcagacacacacactaacacacaaacGACAATCCATTCATGAGCGCCGGGTGGAATCAGTCCAAAATCACCCTGGCCTTGCTAATTCATCTCCATCTGAActcttaaagaaaaagaaaaaacttctAACAATGTTACCAAAACTAACCCACAAGAGACTCTCAACAACAAACCATAGTTTCACATCTACCACTACTAACAAAACATACCATGCATTTCTGCACttgagaaaatgctttatttagcTTAGAAATGTGTATTTACTCTTCAATAATGTAAATATCATGGTATAAAAAGAGCAAATATCCATgcataaatgcatgcataaaaacataaataaatgcatgcataaatgCATGTATAAATGCACAAATAAGTGCATGtataaatgcatgcataaaaacataaataaatgcatccataaatgcatgcataaaaacataaataaatgcatgtataaatgcatgcataaaaatataaataaatgcatgtataaatgcataaataaatgcatgcataaaaacatacataaatgcaTAATTGTTTTGCATGCTGTGTTTTATCTGTAGTATACTTCCCTGTACTGTATGGTGTATTTAAGACCTATTTCCATAAGAGCAATCAAACTTGGCCAATAAATTTCGACTTGAAGGCGTCTAAGGGTTGCAGTGATGGTGGAGTGATTTGCTTTGTGCTGACGCCTCCCATTGAGCTTCTGTAGCACTACTGACCCagtgagaaaacacacacacacacaaacacacacacacacacacacacacacacacacacacacacacacacacacacacacaaaccagcctgaacaccacaaaacacacacacacacacacacaaacacacacacacacacacacacacacacacacacacacacacacacacacaaacacacacaaaccagcctgaacaccacaaaacacacacactatccAGCACAGCTTGGCTAAACTGCCTTGCTTTAAAAACTGCATGACTTCTTGATAAAAACAAACTACAGTCCAAAAGAAATGAGAAATGAGTGACTGTAACCAGTGTTTAGATGTTCACTTCTTCATCTTTCCATCATCAATATCCACATGTATTGCTCTCCTATTATTATAGTTCTCATCTCCATATCGTAATTGCATTTCAGTAGTTCAACAACAACATTGTTATCTTATCATAAACAGTTATTTAGACAATAGAAATCACGTAGAATACCCATGAAACACACTGACAGGGATAATAAAGTGTTTATGACACTTGTCTCCAGCACTTTAGACAGCCATTATTAATGCAAATCAGATTTGAGATGTGATTTTCTAAACGCACTATGA encodes:
- the LOC132144586 gene encoding bcl-2-modifying factor-like encodes the protein MDEDEDDVHRKGLRPWPSSQVQLKQTETAGRPPASPSVMLPCPVHVEHTRFFYGSAGLLLLAPPSRSRPPDVVLWQNLRMMEPAARPERSMETLIGQKLQLIGDQFYQEHMMHHRNQRIQEPLWRRVAMAVHTMVFGR